The following proteins are co-located in the Acidobacteriota bacterium genome:
- the der gene encoding ribosome biogenesis GTPase Der, whose product MSRPAVVVVVGRPNVGKSTLFNRLTRSRRALVHDLPGVTRDRIFGEAERPGGGRVTIVDTGGLLMEDEDHFVPLIRGQAEAAIRDGDVVLFLLDGEAGPIPEDREIVDYLRGLGVPVVPVVNKGDRKGVELQAHEFHVLGLGEPIVISAEHGTGMDELWSALEPHLPPIEEEVSTAGDPAEGIPVAVIGRPNVGKSSLVNRLLGDERLLVSEVSGTTRDAVDTILEKDGVRYQFVDTAGIRRKGKTDRGPEVLSVVMARRYLERADLCLLVVDAEEGITKQDAHVGGYAWDAGRGIILVVNKWDLIEDRGLGRERIEHQIGQQLKFMRHSPRVYLSALNGKGVHRLFPVMRDVHHAYTRRVSTNDLNRLMRDAWDSRPPAMAGKKAPRLYYCSQVRTSPPNFVLFTNLPKSPHFSYMRYLENVLRKSLGLDGVPIRVIIRGRES is encoded by the coding sequence GTGAGCCGTCCGGCCGTCGTGGTCGTGGTGGGCCGACCGAATGTCGGCAAATCCACTCTCTTCAACCGGCTTACCCGCAGCCGGCGGGCGCTGGTCCACGACCTGCCCGGCGTCACCCGCGATCGCATTTTCGGTGAGGCCGAGCGCCCGGGAGGGGGTCGGGTGACGATCGTCGACACCGGCGGCCTCCTGATGGAGGACGAGGATCACTTCGTGCCCCTGATCAGGGGTCAGGCGGAGGCTGCAATCAGGGATGGCGACGTCGTCCTGTTCCTGCTCGACGGTGAGGCAGGTCCGATTCCCGAGGATCGCGAAATCGTCGACTATCTGCGCGGGCTCGGCGTGCCGGTCGTGCCGGTGGTCAACAAGGGCGACCGAAAGGGCGTCGAGCTCCAGGCGCACGAGTTCCATGTCCTCGGCCTCGGCGAGCCGATCGTGATTTCTGCCGAGCACGGCACCGGCATGGATGAGTTGTGGTCCGCCCTCGAACCCCACCTGCCGCCGATAGAGGAAGAAGTCTCGACCGCCGGTGATCCGGCGGAAGGGATCCCGGTGGCGGTGATCGGGCGACCCAACGTCGGCAAATCCTCGCTCGTCAACCGGTTGCTAGGAGACGAACGGTTGCTGGTGAGCGAGGTCTCGGGTACGACGCGCGATGCGGTCGACACGATCCTGGAGAAGGACGGCGTTCGGTATCAATTTGTCGACACCGCAGGCATCCGCCGCAAGGGGAAAACCGACCGCGGCCCGGAGGTACTTTCGGTGGTCATGGCGAGGCGGTACCTGGAACGTGCCGACCTCTGCCTTCTCGTGGTGGACGCCGAGGAGGGCATTACCAAGCAGGACGCGCATGTCGGCGGCTACGCCTGGGACGCCGGCCGTGGAATCATTCTGGTGGTCAACAAATGGGACCTGATCGAAGATCGGGGACTCGGGCGCGAGCGGATCGAGCACCAGATCGGGCAGCAACTCAAGTTCATGCGCCACTCGCCGCGAGTCTATCTCTCGGCCCTCAACGGCAAGGGAGTCCACCGGCTGTTTCCGGTCATGCGTGACGTGCATCACGCCTACACCCGGAGGGTGTCCACCAACGACCTCAACCGCCTGATGCGCGACGCGTGGGATTCGCGCCCGCCGGCGATGGCAGGGAAAAAGGCGCCGAGGCTTTATTACTGCAGCCAGGTGAGAACCTCGCCGCCCAACTTCGTTCTCTTCACGAACCTGCCGAAGAGCCCGCACTTCTCCTACATGAGGTACCTGGAAAACGTCCTGAGGAAGTCGCTGGGTTTGGATGGAGTGCCGATTCGGGTTATCATCAGGGGACGAGAAAGTTAG